One Mercenaria mercenaria strain notata chromosome 12, MADL_Memer_1, whole genome shotgun sequence DNA segment encodes these proteins:
- the LOC123534874 gene encoding uncharacterized protein LOC123534874, giving the protein MIMQVCNISLAVSAGYYILLGLWWHVQITKKYWSSKHKKTEFTSSVTFQCCARCRSVPVEGLFKFLSSVSICVISVYQINSAQNSSEKNEAIGQLTVFSLFALSSVCDIISDCCQRIIFPGLDYLVLVICFNVQSVVLSYHSVASYSWMSVADTCAMYAATFAAVALLLEFKYSHYIWFPLIRSFCTVVLGTWFAHMCVVLLKQSVQSEDSIPTSTENSTITIAQGVHSSNFTFDGQKVENLSLVPMYFSWHCLFNMNLLTILWVVVYKLASKNCCVCMPDEERINHFENRVHFDYHMITRMTDSDYEE; this is encoded by the exons ATGATAATGCAGGTGTGTAATATAAGCCTGGCAGTGTCGGCTGGGTATTACATTCTCCTAGGACTGTGGTGGCATGTACAGATCACTAAGAAGTACTGGAGCAGCAAACATAAGAAAACAGAGTTCACATCATCTGTAACCTTCCAGTGCTGTGCAAG atgTAGAAGTGTCCCAGTAGAAGGCTTATTTAAGTTCCTCTCGAGCGTCAGTATTTGTGTCATCAGTGTTTATCAAATTAATAGTGCTCAGAACAGCTCGGAGAAGAATGAAGCCATAGGCCAGCTCACAGTGTTCAGTTTGTTTGCTCTGTCTTCAGTCTGTGATATCATATCAGATTGTTGTCAACGCATCATTTTCCCAGGCCTCGACTATCTGGTCCTAGTCATTTGCTTCAACGTTCAGTCAGTGGTGCTCTCCTATCATTCAGTCGCATCATATTCTTGGATGTCAGTCGCCGATACTTGTGCAATGTATGCTGCAACATTTGCCGCAGTAGCGTTACTTTTAGAGTTTAAATATTCTCATTATATCTGGTTCCCGTTGATTCGTTCATTCTGTACAGTGGTGCTAGGAACCTGGTTTGCTCACATGTGCGTTGTTCTGTTGAAACAGAGTGTACAATCAGAGGACTCGATCCCGACTTCTACAGAGAATAGCACTATCACCATAGCGCAAGGTGTTCATTCGTCTAACTTTACTTTTGATGGGCAGAAAGTTGAAAATTTATCGTTAGTGCCAATGTATTTTTCTTGGCACTGTCTGTTTAACATGAATCTCCTGACAATTTTGTGGGTAGTGGTATATAAACTGGCCAGTAAGAATTGCTGTGTGTGTATGCCGGACGAGGAACGAATAAATCATTTTGAGAATCGTGTACATTTTGATTACCACATGATCACACGTATGACAGATTCTGACTATGAGGAATGA